One window of Gemmatimonadaceae bacterium genomic DNA carries:
- the atpA gene encoding F0F1 ATP synthase subunit alpha — MSTSLRPGEIKDILLREIEAADLNKLDVEEIGTVLEVKDGIARIYGLKKAMAGEMLEITAVATGERITALALNLEEDNIGAVVLGDYLQIKEGDEVRLTGRVLEVPVGHELVGRVVDPLGRPIDGLGPIHAKHTRKVESIAPGIIVRQPVKEPLQTGIKAVDSMIPIGRGQRELIIGDRGTGKTAVAVDTIINQKGQGVICVYVAIGQKASTVASVVEKLKESGAMEFTIVVAATASDPAPMQYIAPYSGVAMAEYFMYNEGKATLAVYDDLSKQAAAYRQISLVLRRPPGREAYPGDVFYLHSRLLERAAKISNDPKVVDGVHILAPGGSLTALPIIETQAGDVSAYIPTNVISITDGQIFLESDLFFSGVRPAINVGISVSRVGGSAQIKAMRSVAGRLRLDLAQYRELEAFAAFASDLDAATKRQLDRGARTVEVLKQGQYRPMPAEQQVMIIYAVTNGYIDDVPVAKVREWEAGFLAYMAAKFPQVGDALRKEKVLSKEIEAQLKQAIDAYKKSLA; from the coding sequence ATGTCTACGTCGCTGCGCCCCGGTGAGATCAAGGACATCCTGCTTCGCGAAATCGAAGCCGCCGACCTGAACAAGCTCGACGTCGAAGAGATCGGCACGGTGCTCGAGGTGAAGGACGGCATCGCCCGCATCTACGGCCTCAAGAAGGCGATGGCGGGCGAAATGCTCGAGATCACCGCCGTCGCCACCGGCGAGCGCATCACGGCCCTCGCGCTCAACCTCGAAGAGGACAACATCGGCGCCGTCGTCCTCGGCGACTACCTGCAGATCAAGGAAGGCGACGAAGTGCGCCTGACCGGCCGCGTGCTCGAGGTGCCGGTCGGCCACGAACTCGTCGGCCGCGTCGTCGACCCGCTCGGCCGTCCGATCGACGGCCTCGGCCCGATCCATGCCAAGCACACGCGCAAGGTCGAGTCCATCGCCCCGGGCATCATCGTCCGCCAGCCGGTGAAGGAGCCGCTGCAGACGGGCATCAAGGCCGTCGACTCGATGATCCCGATCGGCCGCGGCCAGCGCGAGCTCATCATCGGCGACCGCGGCACGGGCAAGACCGCCGTCGCGGTCGACACGATCATCAACCAGAAGGGGCAGGGCGTCATCTGCGTCTACGTGGCCATCGGCCAGAAGGCGTCGACCGTCGCCTCCGTGGTGGAGAAGCTGAAGGAGTCGGGCGCGATGGAGTTCACCATCGTCGTCGCGGCCACGGCCTCCGACCCGGCCCCGATGCAGTACATCGCCCCCTACTCGGGCGTGGCGATGGCCGAGTACTTCATGTACAACGAGGGGAAGGCGACGCTCGCGGTCTACGACGACCTGTCGAAGCAGGCCGCGGCCTACCGCCAGATCTCCCTCGTGCTGCGCCGCCCGCCGGGCCGTGAAGCCTACCCGGGCGACGTCTTCTATCTCCATAGCCGCCTGCTCGAGCGCGCCGCGAAGATTTCCAACGACCCGAAGGTCGTGGACGGCGTGCACATCCTCGCCCCGGGCGGATCGCTGACGGCGCTGCCGATCATCGAGACGCAGGCCGGCGACGTGTCGGCGTACATCCCGACGAACGTCATCTCCATCACCGACGGCCAGATCTTCCTCGAGTCCGACCTGTTCTTCTCGGGCGTGCGTCCCGCCATCAACGTCGGCATCTCGGTGTCGCGCGTGGGCGGCTCGGCGCAGATCAAGGCGATGCGGTCGGTCGCCGGCCGCCTGCGCCTCGACCTGGCCCAGTACCGTGAGCTCGAGGCGTTCGCCGCCTTCGCGTCGGACCTCGACGCCGCCACCAAGCGCCAGCTCGACCGCGGCGCCCGCACGGTGGAAGTGCTCAAGCAGGGACAGTACCGGCCGATGCCCGCCGAGCAGCAGGTGATGATCATCTACGCGGTGACCAACGGCTACATCGACGACGTGCCGGTGGCCAAGGTCCGCGAATGGGAGGCGGGCTTCCTCGCCTACATGGCGGCGAAGTTCCCGCAGGTCGGCGACGCGCTGCGCAAGGAGAAGGTGCTGTCGAAGGAAATCGAGGCGCAGCTCAAGCAGGCGATCGACGCGTACAAGAAGTCCCTGGCCTGA
- a CDS encoding SusD/RagB family nutrient-binding outer membrane lipoprotein: MKNTRLSVALLATVAFATTACSTDLTGLNKNPNSPSIDTPPPAGTIFTQAVANSTGYVGGAGYQNSGVSLLAQHTAQAQYVDEDRYAYRSTTVDGWFNGPYTGDLMDYQQVYAVGQAKKDPNIWGPARVMQSLMFATLTDMFGDIPYSEALQGTAGTTLKPKYDAQKDIYYGMLKTLTEASAAMGAGTGLGNGDPIYGGSAAKWKKFANALRLRLAMRLQKADAAKASAEIAAAIAGSGGLMTSNDDNAKLSWPGDDQFNNPWANNFAGRDDYRMSKTLMDVLVANNDPRTPIFAQPTVADPTKYAGEPNGLDNASASSYMTAASRIGAIFYPGKTVYGTYGTSAGKATPTYLVTFAEQNFILAEAANRGIGGLNAGQAAAYYNAGVTASITQWGGSAAAAAAYLAQPAIAYQGGAAGLTQILTQKWIAFFTQGQEAWSDWRRTGIPANIVPGPKSTLSYIPRRMMYATTEQTVNADALAAAIARQGADAFNTRVWWDK; the protein is encoded by the coding sequence ATGAAAAACACTCGGCTTTCGGTCGCGCTGCTTGCCACGGTCGCCTTCGCGACCACGGCCTGCTCGACCGACCTTACGGGGCTGAACAAGAACCCGAACAGCCCCTCGATCGACACCCCGCCGCCGGCGGGGACGATCTTCACCCAGGCAGTCGCGAACTCGACCGGCTACGTCGGCGGCGCCGGCTACCAGAACTCGGGCGTCTCGCTCCTGGCGCAGCACACCGCGCAGGCGCAGTACGTCGACGAGGACCGGTACGCCTATCGCTCCACGACGGTGGACGGCTGGTTCAATGGCCCGTACACCGGCGACCTGATGGACTACCAGCAGGTCTACGCCGTGGGCCAGGCGAAGAAGGATCCGAACATCTGGGGTCCGGCCCGGGTCATGCAGTCGCTCATGTTCGCGACCCTGACGGACATGTTCGGCGACATCCCCTACAGCGAGGCGCTGCAGGGGACGGCCGGCACGACGCTCAAGCCCAAGTACGATGCCCAGAAGGACATCTACTATGGGATGCTGAAGACGCTGACCGAAGCCAGCGCGGCGATGGGTGCCGGCACTGGGCTCGGCAACGGCGACCCGATCTACGGCGGGAGCGCGGCGAAGTGGAAGAAGTTCGCCAATGCGCTGCGTCTGCGCCTTGCCATGCGCCTGCAGAAGGCGGATGCGGCGAAGGCCTCCGCGGAAATCGCGGCGGCCATCGCGGGATCGGGCGGGCTGATGACGTCGAACGACGACAACGCGAAGCTGTCGTGGCCGGGCGACGATCAGTTCAACAACCCGTGGGCGAACAACTTCGCCGGGCGTGACGACTACCGGATGAGCAAGACGCTGATGGATGTGCTGGTCGCCAACAACGATCCGCGCACCCCCATCTTCGCCCAGCCGACGGTGGCCGATCCGACGAAGTATGCTGGTGAGCCGAACGGGCTCGACAATGCGTCGGCGAGCAGCTACATGACGGCCGCCTCGCGCATTGGCGCCATCTTCTATCCTGGCAAGACGGTTTACGGCACGTACGGCACGTCGGCGGGCAAGGCGACGCCGACGTACCTCGTCACGTTTGCCGAGCAGAATTTCATCCTCGCCGAAGCGGCCAACCGCGGCATCGGCGGCTTGAATGCCGGGCAGGCGGCGGCGTACTACAACGCCGGCGTCACGGCGTCGATCACGCAGTGGGGTGGCAGCGCGGCCGCGGCCGCGGCGTACCTCGCCCAGCCGGCGATCGCCTATCAGGGCGGCGCGGCGGGACTGACGCAGATCCTGACGCAGAAGTGGATCGCGTTCTTCACGCAGGGTCAGGAAGCGTGGAGTGACTGGCGCCGCACGGGCATCCCGGCGAACATCGTGCCGGGGCCGAAGTCGACGCTCAGCTACATTCCGCGCCGCATGATGTACGCCACCACCGAGCAGACGGTGAACGCTGATGCGCTCGCCGCCGCCATCGCCCGCCAGGGCGCCGACGCATTCAACACGCGCGTGTGGTGGGATAAGTAG
- a CDS encoding SusC/RagA family TonB-linked outer membrane protein: MNIRQARAWFAGVVGLGMLFGVSTVAQAQASTTIKGRVVSEAGAPLAGTSVFIDAIKAGAQTGEDGRYTITVPSRNRGPAVLVARRIGYRRAQSNIDLNGTTLTVDFTLQAQAVQLTGMMVTALSVQREKSTLGTSQQALDNTSLTATRQQNLITAMSGKASGLAIQSTGSFGGSTRIVIRGAGSITGNNQPLFVVDGIPVSNAGFSTVGAYSGRDYGSAISDLNPDDIASITVLKGPNAAALYGSRASNGAVVITTKTGRGSAEGVQVQIRSYATADVFSVLPKYQNAYGQGFGGEFSYVDGAGSGVNDGADESWGPKLDGRLIDQFTGPKMPWVAHSNNVKDFFQTGTTVSNSVAVTANGSKTSARLSLTKDNVKGIVPNSALAKLAASLSATAAVTEKFNVSGSLQVVQNQAFNRPEVGYAEGNPFMGFSWFGRQVDIEALRRKYYNADGSLFNWNTNYHNNPFWQAYENDNFDTRDRVIAQTTLNYQAASWLKGMVRMGQDFFRYTATENYAAGQIDHTDPAGNGAFTNNNNRASESNVEGLLTANKSFGRLDVTANVGGNIRRNNSYNNYYGTSNIVVPKIYNLSNSGVTPTATNSEFHSGVNSVYGSAVMTWNRVATVEVTGRNDYSSTLPKENSSYFYPSINGSLVISDLFPAITKGGWISYAKLRGGYAQVGADAGAYQLQTTFQGSSSKFGGRTLFTLPNASANANLKPERTIGSEGGIEVSLFDDKLTVDATYYEKKTKDQIFAMSMAPAIGYSSAFINAGQMSNKGIEALVTLKTLDLRNGFSWRTTFNYTRNRNKVDDLAKGVDNIILVSQWNARIEARKGQPYGSIYGRAWQRDSATGKILTSGGLPIRQSKYTKLGNVNPDWTGGVNNEFRYKNYTFSFLLDIRQGGQNFSSGNWFGNYAGVLASTLRGREQDWNKPGIVVDGIDKASGKPNTDNVTSEDYFHNWFYSIEDGIYNTGFVKLRDARLGWDVPAKYLTNLKISALNLSLVGRNLHTWTKFPNYDPENSTSSGNTGQGFDMGALPTTKSIGINVTITP, encoded by the coding sequence ATGAACATCCGACAGGCCCGCGCATGGTTCGCGGGCGTGGTCGGTCTGGGCATGCTCTTCGGTGTCAGCACCGTTGCGCAGGCCCAGGCGTCCACCACCATCAAGGGACGTGTGGTGTCAGAAGCCGGCGCGCCCCTCGCCGGCACCAGCGTCTTCATTGACGCGATCAAGGCCGGCGCCCAGACGGGCGAAGATGGCCGCTACACCATCACGGTTCCGAGCCGCAACCGCGGTCCGGCGGTGCTTGTCGCCCGCCGCATCGGGTATCGGCGCGCGCAGAGCAACATCGACCTGAACGGCACCACGCTGACGGTGGACTTCACGCTGCAGGCGCAGGCCGTGCAGCTCACCGGCATGATGGTGACGGCGCTCAGCGTGCAGCGCGAGAAGTCGACGCTTGGCACTTCGCAGCAGGCGCTCGACAACACGAGCCTCACCGCGACGCGCCAGCAGAACCTGATCACGGCGATGTCCGGCAAGGCCTCGGGTCTCGCGATCCAGTCGACCGGTTCATTCGGCGGCTCGACCCGCATCGTGATCCGCGGCGCCGGCTCGATCACCGGCAACAACCAGCCGCTCTTCGTTGTCGACGGCATCCCGGTCTCGAACGCGGGCTTCTCGACCGTCGGCGCGTACAGCGGCCGTGACTACGGCAGCGCCATCTCCGACCTGAACCCCGACGACATCGCCAGCATCACGGTGCTCAAGGGCCCGAACGCCGCGGCGCTGTACGGCTCGCGCGCGTCGAACGGCGCGGTCGTCATCACGACCAAGACCGGCCGCGGCTCGGCCGAGGGCGTGCAGGTGCAGATCCGCAGCTACGCCACCGCCGACGTCTTCTCGGTGCTGCCCAAGTACCAGAACGCGTACGGCCAGGGCTTCGGCGGCGAGTTCTCGTACGTGGACGGCGCGGGCAGCGGCGTCAATGACGGCGCGGACGAGTCGTGGGGTCCCAAGCTCGACGGCCGGCTCATCGACCAGTTCACCGGTCCGAAGATGCCGTGGGTCGCGCACTCGAACAACGTGAAGGACTTCTTCCAGACGGGGACGACGGTCTCGAACAGCGTCGCGGTCACCGCGAACGGCTCCAAGACCTCGGCCCGCCTGTCGCTGACGAAGGACAACGTCAAGGGCATCGTGCCGAACTCGGCGCTCGCCAAGCTCGCCGCGTCGCTCTCCGCCACCGCGGCCGTCACCGAGAAGTTCAACGTGTCGGGCTCGCTGCAGGTGGTGCAGAACCAGGCGTTCAACCGCCCGGAAGTCGGCTACGCGGAAGGCAATCCGTTCATGGGCTTCTCGTGGTTCGGCCGCCAGGTCGACATCGAGGCGTTGCGCCGCAAGTACTACAACGCCGATGGCAGCCTGTTCAACTGGAACACGAACTACCACAACAATCCGTTCTGGCAGGCGTACGAGAACGACAACTTCGACACGCGTGACCGCGTCATCGCGCAGACGACGCTGAACTACCAGGCGGCGTCGTGGCTGAAGGGCATGGTCCGCATGGGCCAGGACTTCTTCCGCTACACGGCGACGGAGAACTACGCCGCGGGCCAGATCGACCACACCGACCCGGCCGGCAACGGCGCGTTCACCAACAACAACAACCGCGCGTCGGAGTCGAACGTCGAAGGGTTGCTGACGGCCAACAAGTCGTTCGGCCGGCTCGACGTCACGGCGAACGTGGGCGGCAACATCCGCCGCAACAACAGCTACAACAATTATTACGGCACCAGCAACATCGTCGTGCCGAAGATCTACAACCTGTCCAACTCCGGCGTCACGCCGACCGCGACCAACTCCGAGTTCCACTCGGGCGTGAACTCGGTCTACGGCTCGGCCGTCATGACGTGGAACCGCGTGGCCACCGTCGAAGTGACGGGGCGCAACGACTACTCGTCGACGCTGCCGAAGGAGAACAGTTCGTACTTCTATCCGTCGATCAACGGCTCGCTCGTGATCTCGGACCTCTTCCCGGCCATCACGAAGGGCGGATGGATCAGCTACGCCAAGCTGCGCGGCGGTTACGCGCAGGTGGGCGCCGACGCGGGCGCGTACCAGCTGCAGACGACGTTCCAGGGTTCGTCGTCCAAGTTCGGCGGCCGCACGCTGTTCACGCTGCCGAATGCCTCGGCCAACGCGAACCTGAAGCCCGAGCGCACCATCGGCTCCGAGGGCGGCATCGAAGTCTCGCTGTTCGATGACAAGCTCACCGTGGATGCGACGTACTACGAGAAGAAGACGAAGGACCAGATCTTCGCCATGTCGATGGCGCCGGCGATCGGCTACAGCTCGGCGTTCATCAACGCGGGCCAGATGAGCAACAAGGGCATCGAGGCGCTGGTGACCCTCAAGACGCTCGACCTGCGCAACGGCTTCTCGTGGCGCACGACGTTCAACTACACGCGCAACCGCAACAAGGTGGATGACCTGGCGAAGGGCGTGGACAACATCATCCTCGTCAGCCAGTGGAACGCGCGCATCGAGGCGCGCAAGGGACAGCCGTACGGCAGCATCTACGGCCGTGCCTGGCAGCGCGACTCGGCGACGGGCAAGATCCTGACGTCGGGCGGCCTGCCGATTCGCCAGTCCAAGTACACCAAGCTGGGCAACGTCAATCCCGACTGGACGGGCGGCGTGAACAACGAGTTCCGCTACAAGAACTACACGTTCAGCTTCCTGCTCGACATCCGTCAGGGCGGCCAGAACTTCTCGTCCGGCAACTGGTTCGGCAACTACGCGGGCGTGCTGGCCTCGACGCTGCGCGGCCGCGAGCAGGACTGGAACAAGCCGGGCATCGTGGTGGACGGCATCGACAAGGCGTCGGGCAAGCCGAACACCGACAACGTCACGTCGGAAGACTACTTCCACAACTGGTTCTACTCGATCGAGGACGGCATCTACAACACCGGCTTCGTCAAGCTGCGTGACGCCCGCCTCGGCTGGGACGTTCCGGCCAAGTACCTGACCAACCTCAAGATTTCCGCGCTGAACCTGTCCCTCGTGGGCCGCAACCTGCACACGTGGACGAAGTTCCCGAACTACGATCCGGAGAACTCCACGAGCTCTGGAAACACGGGTCAGGGCTTTGACATGGGTGCGCTGCCGACCACCAAGTCGATCGGCATCAACGTCACCATCACTCCGTGA
- a CDS encoding helix-turn-helix domain-containing protein, whose translation MTGAAPVFLPTVLAYTTRDRSRDLLRRAFTRRRARLQLVRTAEAVDSALRGALVDAVVVDLGVGGDDAWAAAAMAREFPSIPFVALVAPRLADAGVLGRSAALEMADLLIEGVDDGALRELMAPLAFTTRFAAALRDAHVALGLDTPLQQAAWNCLVAGGGRPVRTEAIAETLGVTREHLSRAFAAAGAPNLKRVIDLVRLIAAAELAKNPGYDLADVATVLGFASPSHLASTAQRVAGIRAASLTRLRTRDLLTRFCQGRSRSRV comes from the coding sequence ATGACCGGCGCGGCGCCCGTCTTCCTGCCCACGGTGCTGGCGTACACCACACGCGATCGCAGCCGCGACTTGCTGCGGCGCGCCTTCACGCGCCGCCGCGCGCGGCTGCAGCTGGTCCGCACCGCTGAGGCCGTCGACAGCGCCCTGCGCGGCGCGCTCGTGGATGCCGTCGTGGTGGACCTCGGAGTCGGCGGCGACGACGCGTGGGCCGCGGCCGCGATGGCCCGCGAGTTCCCGAGCATCCCGTTCGTGGCGCTCGTTGCCCCGCGGCTGGCCGACGCCGGCGTGCTGGGCCGCAGCGCCGCGCTCGAGATGGCCGACCTGCTCATCGAGGGGGTGGACGACGGCGCGCTGCGCGAACTGATGGCGCCGCTGGCCTTCACGACGCGGTTCGCCGCCGCACTGCGGGACGCGCATGTCGCGCTGGGGCTCGACACCCCGCTGCAGCAGGCGGCGTGGAACTGTCTGGTTGCGGGCGGGGGCCGTCCGGTGCGCACGGAGGCCATCGCCGAGACGCTCGGCGTGACGCGTGAGCACCTCAGCCGCGCCTTCGCGGCCGCCGGGGCGCCCAACCTGAAGCGCGTCATCGACCTCGTGCGGCTGATTGCCGCCGCCGAGTTGGCGAAGAATCCCGGTTATGACCTGGCTGATGTGGCCACCGTGCTCGGCTTCGCCTCGCCGTCGCACCTGGCCAGCACGGCGCAGCGGGTTGCGGGCATCCGGGCCGCGTCGCTCACCCGCCTCCGGACGAGGGATCTGCTGACGCGGTTCTGTCAGGGCCGGTCGCGCAGCAGGGTCTAG
- a CDS encoding NUDIX hydrolase produces MKRQPRAPREEVSAGGVVFRRSPDGVRFLLIRDSYRNWGFPKGHLEADESPDAAAVREVREETGLSAVALKAPIDVIDWSFRFRGRVVHKICHFYLIEAESHRARPLRREGITACRWLRFDEAVALVSYENARAVLARAKALLESEPHA; encoded by the coding sequence GTGAAGCGCCAGCCGCGGGCGCCGCGAGAGGAAGTCTCGGCCGGCGGCGTCGTCTTTCGCCGTTCCCCCGACGGCGTGCGATTCCTGCTCATCCGCGACAGCTACCGGAACTGGGGCTTTCCCAAGGGGCACCTGGAGGCCGACGAGTCGCCCGACGCGGCGGCGGTGCGCGAGGTGCGCGAGGAGACGGGACTGTCGGCGGTCGCGCTCAAGGCGCCCATCGACGTGATCGACTGGAGCTTCCGGTTTCGGGGCCGGGTCGTCCACAAGATCTGCCACTTCTACCTGATTGAAGCCGAGAGCCACCGCGCGCGTCCGTTGCGCCGCGAGGGGATCACCGCCTGCCGCTGGCTCCGCTTCGACGAAGCCGTCGCGCTCGTGTCGTACGAGAATGCGCGGGCGGTGCTGGCGCGCGCCAAGGCACTGCTCGAATCGGAGCCGCACGCATGA
- a CDS encoding ABC transporter ATP-binding protein, with protein MISLQGIHKAFGAKQVLKGFTLEVPEGESVAIIGYSGSGKSVAIKHIVGLLEPDQGTVFVDGLEVPTLDRPALFRLRARIGYVFQFAALFDSLTVGENVAMGLRRQEALTGRDIAARVREVLALVDLPDAAEVMPSELSGGMRKRVGIARAIALRPKYLLYDEPTTGLDPVTSAVINDLMLRTQRTLGVTSIVITHDMKSAYAVASRIAMLHEGRVRQVGTVEEIRQTADPVVRGFIEGRADLDTGRAA; from the coding sequence GTGATCTCCCTCCAAGGCATCCACAAGGCCTTCGGCGCCAAGCAAGTGCTCAAGGGCTTCACCCTCGAGGTGCCCGAGGGCGAATCCGTGGCGATCATCGGGTACTCCGGGTCGGGAAAGTCGGTGGCGATCAAGCACATCGTGGGGCTGCTCGAGCCGGACCAGGGGACCGTTTTCGTGGACGGGCTCGAGGTTCCCACCCTCGACCGGCCGGCGCTCTTTCGCCTCCGCGCGAGGATCGGATATGTCTTTCAATTCGCGGCGCTCTTCGATTCGCTCACCGTCGGGGAGAACGTCGCGATGGGGCTGCGCCGCCAGGAGGCCCTGACCGGACGCGACATCGCCGCGCGGGTGCGCGAGGTGCTGGCGCTCGTCGACCTCCCCGACGCGGCCGAGGTCATGCCCAGCGAGCTCTCGGGCGGCATGCGCAAGCGCGTCGGCATCGCGCGCGCCATCGCGCTTCGCCCCAAGTACCTGCTGTACGACGAGCCGACCACCGGCCTCGATCCAGTGACGAGCGCCGTGATCAATGACCTGATGCTGCGCACGCAGCGCACGCTGGGGGTCACGTCCATCGTCATCACGCACGACATGAAGTCGGCCTACGCGGTGGCGTCGCGCATCGCGATGCTGCACGAGGGACGCGTGCGACAGGTGGGGACGGTGGAGGAAATTCGGCAGACCGCCGATCCGGTCGTTCGCGGCTTCATCGAAGGGCGCGCGGACCTCGACACCGGACGCGCCGCGTGA
- a CDS encoding RNA polymerase sigma factor RpoD/SigA, with product MATEVKRRRRRAVPAGIAPSEPERDILDQYLYEVSTYPLLKGNEEIEVARKIRAGDQDALQELVKRNLRFVISVAKKYQNRGLPLIDLIGEGNVGLLTAARKFDPDQGVKFISYAVWWIRQAILSSLARQGRTVRVPLNRTADLSRIIKASEILRQKMRREPTPEELAKVTGLSVDVVSSLAALNSGDVRLDAPMDPDGDRSLIERFVADEMPDTEEEAMNRFLTDEIEQALGTLPPRDAKVLRLYFGLEGGREHTLEEIGSMLGVTRERVRQLRDRALKRLREGDVGRALQSFSA from the coding sequence ATGGCCACTGAAGTCAAGCGCCGCCGTCGCCGCGCGGTCCCCGCAGGGATCGCGCCCAGCGAGCCCGAGCGCGACATCCTCGACCAGTACCTGTACGAGGTCAGCACCTACCCGTTGCTCAAGGGCAACGAGGAGATCGAGGTCGCGCGCAAGATCCGCGCGGGCGACCAGGATGCATTGCAGGAACTCGTCAAGCGCAACCTGCGCTTCGTCATCTCCGTCGCGAAGAAGTACCAGAACCGCGGCCTCCCCCTCATCGATCTCATCGGCGAAGGGAACGTCGGCCTCCTGACCGCCGCGCGAAAGTTCGATCCCGACCAGGGCGTGAAGTTCATCTCGTACGCCGTCTGGTGGATCCGGCAGGCCATCCTGTCCTCGCTCGCGCGGCAGGGACGCACCGTCCGCGTGCCGCTCAACCGCACCGCCGACCTGTCGCGCATCATCAAGGCCTCGGAGATCCTGCGCCAGAAGATGCGCCGGGAACCCACCCCCGAGGAATTGGCCAAGGTAACGGGCCTCTCGGTGGACGTCGTCTCGTCACTCGCCGCGCTCAACAGCGGCGACGTGCGCCTCGACGCCCCCATGGATCCCGACGGCGACCGCTCCCTCATCGAACGCTTCGTCGCCGACGAGATGCCCGACACCGAGGAAGAGGCGATGAACCGCTTCCTCACCGACGAGATTGAGCAGGCGCTCGGCACGCTCCCGCCGCGCGATGCCAAGGTGCTGCGCCTCTACTTCGGCCTCGAGGGCGGACGCGAGCACACGCTCGAGGAAATCGGCTCGATGCTCGGCGTCACCCGAGAGCGGGTGCGGCAACTACGAGACCGGGCGCTTAAGAGGCTGCGTGAGGGCGACGTAGGCCGGGCGCTTCAGTCGTTCAGCGCTTAA
- a CDS encoding FxLYD domain-containing protein, with the protein MTLIPRLTLLAALVAAPLAAQEPAAATCPVDFTQPKELVTLYNITRMRALQLAPGDERAKAIKDIMKTVGNPKVASANPQGANLIAGQMLILWAMQPNATATATRADLNWGTPKEQVVDLAKMADSLFTTVEAMGPACHSETRPFRQAKPWQDRINAAFKFMAANEVDSAEFYAKSSQVLDRWSPYAPRVFAAIAQVRGSQADMMKHLEEALKLTENDTTYAEDRRAVLFQIGQVGLEYAEIQPEPNRTKTLKRAAEVLLRLATEMPDAESTPYALSGLGMAATSLKDSSLFQTCYELVDKHLDKYSDMSVLQAAICANRMGKTTEAVKLFEATLAKNPNSRDALYNAAALMYELRKGREMIPVVNKLVSIDPGNPDNVALYAYAYNVLNDQSKPAEPPPAPAPTKPGVRPVAPPPPPPSPFADSVAKYMKINDDMPQRLVVVEFVRYADRAVVKAEIENRTKAAKSFEVTFELLDLAGAVVDTQVAKVENVGPNATSAFEVKSDKAKIAAWRYSLK; encoded by the coding sequence ATGACGCTTATTCCTCGTCTTACGCTTCTCGCCGCCCTCGTTGCGGCCCCATTGGCCGCGCAGGAGCCGGCGGCCGCGACCTGCCCCGTCGACTTCACGCAGCCGAAGGAACTGGTCACCCTCTACAACATCACCCGCATGCGCGCCCTGCAGCTGGCGCCGGGCGATGAGCGCGCGAAGGCCATCAAGGACATCATGAAGACGGTGGGCAACCCCAAGGTCGCGTCAGCGAACCCGCAGGGGGCCAACCTCATCGCCGGGCAGATGCTGATCCTGTGGGCGATGCAGCCGAACGCCACCGCCACCGCCACGCGCGCCGACCTGAACTGGGGCACGCCCAAGGAGCAGGTGGTCGACCTCGCCAAGATGGCCGACTCGCTGTTCACGACGGTGGAAGCGATGGGCCCGGCGTGCCATTCGGAGACGCGCCCGTTCCGCCAGGCGAAGCCGTGGCAGGACCGCATCAACGCCGCCTTCAAGTTCATGGCCGCCAATGAAGTCGATTCGGCGGAGTTCTACGCCAAGTCGTCGCAGGTGCTCGACCGCTGGTCGCCGTATGCGCCGCGCGTCTTCGCCGCGATCGCGCAGGTGCGCGGGTCGCAGGCCGACATGATGAAGCACCTCGAAGAGGCGCTCAAGCTGACCGAGAACGACACGACGTACGCCGAGGACCGCCGCGCCGTGCTGTTCCAGATCGGCCAGGTCGGGCTGGAGTACGCCGAGATCCAGCCGGAGCCGAACCGCACGAAGACGCTGAAGCGCGCCGCCGAGGTGCTGCTGCGCCTCGCCACGGAGATGCCGGACGCCGAGTCGACGCCGTACGCGCTGTCGGGCCTCGGCATGGCCGCGACGTCGCTCAAGGATTCGTCGCTGTTCCAGACGTGCTACGAACTGGTCGACAAGCATCTCGACAAGTACAGCGACATGTCGGTGCTGCAGGCGGCCATCTGCGCCAACCGCATGGGCAAGACGACGGAAGCCGTGAAGCTGTTCGAGGCGACGCTGGCGAAGAACCCGAACTCGCGTGACGCGCTCTACAACGCGGCCGCGCTGATGTACGAGCTGCGCAAGGGCCGCGAGATGATCCCGGTGGTGAACAAGCTCGTCTCGATCGACCCGGGCAACCCGGACAACGTCGCGCTCTACGCCTACGCGTACAACGTGCTCAACGACCAGTCGAAGCCGGCCGAGCCGCCGCCGGCGCCGGCCCCGACGAAGCCCGGTGTTCGGCCGGTCGCCCCGCCGCCGCCGCCGCCGAGCCCGTTCGCCGACTCCGTGGCCAAGTACATGAAGATCAACGACGACATGCCGCAGCGCCTGGTGGTCGTGGAGTTCGTGCGCTACGCCGACCGCGCCGTGGTGAAGGCCGAGATCGAGAATCGGACGAAGGCCGCGAAGTCGTTCGAGGTCACGTTCGAGCTGCTGGACCTCGCCGGCGCCGTGGTGGACACGCAGGTGGCGAAGGTGGAGAACGTGGGTCCCAATGCCACGAGCGCCTTCGAGGTCAAGTCGGACAAGGCGAAGATTGCGGCTTGGCGCTACTCGCTCAAGTAA